A part of Kryptolebias marmoratus isolate JLee-2015 unplaced genomic scaffold, ASM164957v2 Scaffold25, whole genome shotgun sequence genomic DNA contains:
- the LOC108248684 gene encoding uncharacterized protein LOC108248684 produces the protein MKMLVVFGILLHISQHALAGVVEVNKGAESVLMPCHYKGQIPDDNPSVTWTRNELNPNLVHLSRDERDYLIDQNQIYRDRTSMTTDPLETGDFSLTLRKPKLSDSGNYSCKLGDRRQELTVTEVRLTVKDQQVQVEVKEGAESVILPCRTTANLPEDARVEWTRSDPVFMFIHVFPNTSKHHKDQDELYCGRTEMNKDLLRTGDLSLTLKSPTDRDSGSYICTVYRDQDILRHKVVLKQVKGFPAWATAVLILLFVVLPACGGVLFFFRQYYIPVYKVKLDSGVESVLLPCKTTVCLHKIIKVEWKDKDERNVHVFENGSDQPEEQDQFYKNRTKMNKGLLRIGDLSLTLKYPTVSETFTCTVYSSKGDILMKKEVLLQVKVQQVEVHSGVDSVLLPCKTTVHLPEETKVEWTDSKDRKVHVFENGSDQPGIQFWFYKNRTKVNEDLLSTGDLSLTLTQPTVSETFTCTVYSRKGDILMKKPVQLEVKEKDQVQDPQEDISLMTNQSV, from the exons ATGAAGATGTTGGTGGTGTTTGGGATCCTCCTGCACA TTTCCCAGCATGCCCTGGCTGGGGTGGTGGAGGTTAATAAGGGGGCGGAGTCTGTCCTGATGCCGTGTCACTATAAAGGTCAAATACCTGATGACAACCCCTCAGTCACGTGGACTCGGAATGAGCTTAATCCCAATCTTGTCCACCTGAGTCGAGATGAAAGAGACTATCTTATAGACCAAAACCAGATTTACAGAGACCGAACATCAATGACAACTGATCCTCTGGAGACTGGAGACTTCAGCCTGACTCTGAGAAAACCCAAACTCTCTGACAGTGGAAACTATAGCTGCAAACTCGGAGATCGAAGACAAGAACTGACAGTGACAGAAGTTCGGCTGACGGTCAAAG ATCAACAGGTGCAGGTGGAGGTGAAGGAAGGGGCGGAGTCTGTCATCCTGCCctgcagaacaacagctaaCCTGCCTGAGGACGCCAGGGTGGAGTGGACTCGTTCTGATcctgtatttatgtttattcaTGTATTTCCAAACACAAGTAAACATCATAAAGACCAGGATGAGCTTTACTGTGGGCGCACAGAGATGAACAAAGACCTGCTGAGAACTGGAGACCTCAGTCTGACCCTGAAATCCcccacagacagagacagtggAAGCTACATCTGCACAGTCTACAGAGACCAGGACATCCTGAGACACAAAGTAGTCCTcaaacaggtcaaag GATTTCCAGCCTGGGCCACAGCTGTCTTGATTCTCCTGTTTGTGGTTCTTCCTGCTTGTggaggtgttttatttttttttcggCAGTACTACATACCAG TTTATAAGGTGAAGTTGGATTCAGGGGTGGAGTCTGTCCTGCTACCCTGCAAAACTACAGTTTGTCTGCATAAAATCATTAAAGTGGAGTGGAAGGACAAAGACGAGAGGAATGTCCATGTGTTTGAGAACGGTTCTGATCAACCTGAAGAACAGGACCAGTtctacaaaaacagaacaaagatgaaCAAAGGCCTGCTGAGAATTGGAGACCTCAGTCTGACTCTGAAATACCCCACAGTCAGTGAGACTTTCACCTGCACCGTCTACAGCAGCAAGGGAGACATCCTGATGAAGAAAGAAGTTCtgctgcaggtcaaag TCCAACAGGTAGAGGTGCATTCAGGGGTGgactctgtcctgctgccctgcAAAACCACAGTTCACCTGCCTGAAGAAACTAAAGTAGAGTGGACGGACAGCAAGGACAGGAAGGTCCATGTGTTTGAGAATGGTTCTGATCAACCTGGAATACAGTTCTGGTtctacaaaaacagaacaaaggtgaatgaagacctgctgagtaCTGGAGACCTCAGTCTGACTCTGACACAGCCCACAGTCAGTGAGACTTTCACCTGCACCGTCTACAGCAGAAAGGGAGACATCCTGATGAAGAAACCAGTTCAGCTGGAAGTCAAAg AGAAAGACCAGGTCCAGGATCCACAAGAGGACATCTCTCTGATGACTAATCAATCAGTCTGA